DNA from Anaerolineae bacterium:
ATCGCGAATACGGGATCCACAGTATTGGCCCCTGGTTTGGACGCTTGCTCAACTTTCTGGTTCGCTTTGGCCAGGCCCAAACTGTGCTGGAATTTGGCACGGCCACCGGCTACTCGGCAATATGGCTGGCCAAAGGATTGCCGGCAGGGGGCATGCTGACCACCATCGAATGGGACAGCAGCGTCTTATCTTTGGCTCGCCAGAATATGGCCCAGGCTGAAGTGCAAGAAAAAGTCACCATCCAACCCGGCGACGCCGCAGACGTGGTGAAAAAACTAAACCAGCCGTTTGACCTTATTTTTGTTGACTGCGCCCACTTTGTGGCGTTGGAGTGCAGCGAGCGCCTGCTCCGCTCCGGCGGCCTGTTTGTGTGTGATAACGTTGGCTTTAGGGGCCATGAAGATTTTAACCAGGCGTTGACCACCTGCCCCTACCTGGAAACGCTCTATCTGTAATCCTATTTGAAAGGGAGAGTGCCGGAAAATACGGCGTTTAGCGTGAGTATCAAAGTATGAGTAAAATGCTACCCGCCATCGTCTTTCCCTTCCACGGCACTGACTGCTTCATGTCTCCCATTTAGAAACCATTAGATTGTAAGAGTTTGGAGGTTGCCATGAGTACTCAAGGCATAAAGGCTGATGATAAAAAAAGCAGCCAGTTACGGTCGTCCGGCTATGTCAGTTGTACGGTACACCACTAACCCGGCTTGGATCGAAGGGATTGTCTGAGTACCGAGTGCGTAAAATCAGGGCTATAATAAAGGCTGCGCTATTGACAACCATCAGAAAA
Protein-coding regions in this window:
- a CDS encoding class I SAM-dependent methyltransferase, whose product is MSLTDAQKTFFSNPYSDFWPFMAQFDFKRESIFHQMEQQYREYGIHSIGPWFGRLLNFLVRFGQAQTVLEFGTATGYSAIWLAKGLPAGGMLTTIEWDSSVLSLARQNMAQAEVQEKVTIQPGDAADVVKKLNQPFDLIFVDCAHFVALECSERLLRSGGLFVCDNVGFRGHEDFNQALTTCPYLETLYL